A single genomic interval of Centropristis striata isolate RG_2023a ecotype Rhode Island chromosome 8, C.striata_1.0, whole genome shotgun sequence harbors:
- the LOC131976150 gene encoding zinc finger protein 585A-like, with protein sequence MSTVETLRQFVSERLTAAAEEIFGVLEKTLVVYEDEIDRQRKLLDIFWKPQIKLHRIELQQQDVGREEKVLSNQLLSIQERNSGSDQEDPDPPQIKVEQQELCCGQEGEQLVLKQETDALMLTPTPEECVHGEAQTVNFSFDKIQSAVEELSSEGQDQNGGQHGDSGSARNAEPPGKRRLHKNRTHELQQQHVWKEEEVLTDQPLIILERNSGPDQEDPDPPQIKEEQQELCTGQEGEQLVLKQETDALMLTPTPEESDHDESQTVNSSIDETQSGLEEFSAEIRDQNGGQHPDSGSAGNAEPHLQRRLRKYRSYSNNINNADMSEIHRRTQTGKKPIECDTCGKCFKNNYFLKLHMRVHTDEKPYTCKTCGKDFKREDELIIHMRYHKGERPYSCETCGKRFSEQKTLTRHIRTHTGEKPYSCETCGKDFRIKHHMKVHMRTHTGEKPYSCKTCGKDFRSESHLTVHMRIHTGEKPYTCKTCSKGFRQNGVLKSHMRIHTGEKPYTCKTCSKDFRQNGELKAHMRTHTGEKPYTCKTCSKDFKQNGELKSHMRTHTGEKPYSCETCGKCFTFNAQLRVHMRRDHTDEKQHNCHSATMSTVETLRQFVSERLTAAAEEIFGVLEKTLVVYEDEIDRQRKLLDIFWKPQIKLHRIELQKQHVCKEEDVLTDQQLSIQERNSGPDQEDPDPPQNKGEQQELCTGQEGEQLVLKQETDALMLTPTPEESDHGEAQTVVLSINETQSAVEEMSAESQDQNGGQHLDSGSAGSTEPPRKRRLHKNRSHSNNVNNADMSEIHCRTHTGKKLIECDTCGKYFKYNYLLKLHTRVHTGERPYSCKTCQKDFTCNKQLTIHMRTHTGEKPYMCKTCGKDFRRKYDLKVHMRVHTGEKPYTCKTCGKDFISNAHLTIHMKNHTSEKPYTCETCGKDFKRKYELTVHMRFHTGEKPYLCKTCGKRFIDITALTRHTRTHTGEKPYLCKTCGKSFSALITLTRHMRTHTGEKPYLCNTCGKRFSVPTTLTRHIRTHTGEKPYTCKTCGKDFKRKDELTLHMRTHTGETPYSCNTCGKDFTFNAQL encoded by the exons AGCTCCAACAACAGGATGTCGGTAGGGAGGAGAAGGTTCTGTCCAACCAGCTGCTCAGTATTCAAGAGAGGAACTCCGGTTCGGACCAAGAAGACCCAGATCCTCCACAGATCAAAGTGGAACAGCAGGAACTCTGCTGcggtcaggagggagagcagcttgtcCTGAAGCAGGAGACTGATGCCCTTATGTTGACTCCTACTCCTGAAGAATGTGTCCACGGTGAAGCTCAGACTGTGAACTTCAGTTTCGATAAAATTCAGAGTGCGGTGGAGGAGTTGTCTTCTGAAGGCCAAGATCAGAACGGAGGCCAGCATGGGGACTCAGGATCAGCTAGAAATGCAGAGCCACCAGGAAAGAGGAGACTTCACAAAAACAGAACTCACG AGCTCCAACAACAGCATGTCTGGAAGGAAGAGGAGGTTCTCACCGACCAGCCGCTCATTATTCTGGAGAGGAACTCTGGTCCGGACCAAGAAGACCCAGATCCTCCACAGATCAAAGAGGAACAGCAGGAACTCTGCACcggtcaggagggagagcagcttgtcCTGAAGCAGGAGACTGATGCCCTTATGTTGACTCCTACTCCTGAAGAAAGTGACCACGATGAATCTCAGACTGTGAACTCGAGTATCGATGAAACTCAGAGTGGGCTGGAGGAGTTTTCTGCCGAGATAAGAGATCAGAACGGAGGCCAGCATCCGGACTCTGGATCAGCTGGAAATGCAGAACCACATCTACAGAGGAGACTTCGCAAATACAGAAGTTACAGTAACAATATAAACAATGCTGACATGTCAGAGATTCACCGTAGAACTCAGACAGGTAAAAAGCCTATTGAATGTGACACATGTGGGAAATGTTTTAAGAATAACTACTTCTTGAAGTTACACATGAGAGTCCACACAGATGAGAAGCCGTACACGTGTAAAACATGCGGGAAAGATTTCAAGCGTGAAGATGAATTGATAATCCATATGAGATACCACAAAGGTGAGAGGCCATATTCTTGCGAAACATGCGGGAAAAGATTTAGTGAGCAAAAAACACTGACCCGTCATATaagaacccacacaggtgagaagccgtattCTTGCGAAACATGTGGTaaagatttcagaataaaacaccATATGAAAGTCcacatgagaacccacacaggtgagaagccgtattCTTGCAAAACATGCGGGAAAGATTTCAGGAGTGAATCACACTTGACGGTccacatgagaatccacacaggtgagaagccgtacaCTTGTAAAACGTGTAGCAAAGGTTTCAGGCAAAACGGAGTATTGAAATCccacatgagaatccacacaggtgagaagccgtacaCTTGTAAAACATGTAGCAAAGATTTCAGGCAAAACGGAGAATTGAAAGCCcacatgagaacccacacaggtgagaagccgtacaCTTGTAAAACATGTAGCAAAGATTTCAAGCAAAACGGAGAATTGAAATCCCACATGAGAAcgcacacaggtgagaagccttATTCTTGCGAAACATGCGGCAAATGTTTCACATTTAACGCTCAGTTGAGAGTCCACATGAGAAGAGACCACACTGATGAGAAGCAGCACAA TTGTCATTCAGCAACAATGTCTACAGTTGAGACTTTGAGACAGTTTGTCAGCGAGCgactgactgctgctgctgaagaaaTATTCGGAGTTTTGGAGAAAACTCTCGTCGTGTACGAGGACGAGATCGATCGTCAGCGGAAACTGCTGGATATCTTCTGGAAACCCCAAATAAAGTTACACAGGATAG AGCTCCAAAAgcagcatgtctgtaaagaggaggaTGTTCTCACCGACCAGCAGCTCAGTATTCAGGAGAGGAACTCTGGTCCGGACCAAGAAGATCCAGATCCTCCACAGAACAAAGGGGAACAGCAGGAACTCTGCACcggtcaggagggagagcagcttgtcCTGAAGCAGGAGACTGATGCCCTTATGTTGACTCCTACTCCTGAAGAAAGTGACCATGGTGAAGCTCAGACTGTTGTCTTGAGTATCAATGAAACTCAGAGTGCGGTGGAGGAGATGTCTGCTGAGAGCCAAGATCAGAACGGAGGCCAGCATCTGGATTCAGGATCCGCTGGAAGTACAGAGCCACCACGAAAGAGGAGACTTCACAAAAACAGAAGTCACAGTAACAATGTAAACAATGCTGACATGTCAGAGATTCACTGTAGAACTCATACAGGTAAAAAGCTTATTGAATGTGACACATGTGGGAAATATTTTAAGTATAACTATTTATTGAAGTTACACACAAGAGTCCACACAGGTGAGAGGCCATATTCTTGCAAAACATGCCAGAAAGATTTCACGTGTAATAAACAGTTGACGATCcacatgagaacccacacaggtgagaagccgtacaTGTGTAAAACATGCGGGAAAGATTTCAGGCGTAAATATGACTTGAAAGTCCACATGAGagtccacacaggtgagaagccgtacaCTTGCAAAACATGCGGTAAAGATTTCATTAGTAATGCACACTTGACAATCCACATGAAGAACCACACAAGTGAGAAGCCGTACACTTGTGAAACATGCGGGAAAGATTTCAAGCGTAAATATGAATTGACAGTCCACATGAGgttccacacaggtgagaagccgtaccTTTGCAAGACCTGCGGTAAAAGATTTATTGACATAACAGCACTGACCCGACATACaagaacccacacaggtgagaaaccGTACCTTTGCAAGACTTGCGGGAAAAGTTTTAGTGCACTTATAACACTGACCCGTCATATGAGAACTCATACAGGTGAGAAACCGTACCTTTGTAACACATGCGGGAAAAGATTTAGTGTGCCAACAACACTGACCCGTCATATaagaacccacacaggtgagaagccgtacaCGTGTAAAACATGCGGCAAAGATTTCAAGCGTAAAGATGAATTGACACTCCACATGcgaacccacacaggtgagacgcCGTATTCTTGCAACACATGCGGGAAAGATTTCACCTTCAACGCTCAATTATAA